A portion of the Oncorhynchus gorbuscha isolate QuinsamMale2020 ecotype Even-year linkage group LG07, OgorEven_v1.0, whole genome shotgun sequence genome contains these proteins:
- the LOC124039179 gene encoding transcription factor Sox-17-alpha-A-like, producing MSSPDAGYASDDQNQARCAISIMMPGMGHCHWADPLSPLGDTKEKSESSSGNQNRGKNEPRIRRPMNAFMVWAKDERKRLAQQNPDLHNAELSKMLGKSWKALPVSEKRPFVEEAERLRVQHMQDHPNYKYRPRRRKQAKRIKRLDSGFLVHSMSNQQSTSLGGEGRVCMESMGYHHEHGYQVSPQSLGNYREAQALGGASYESYCLPTPDTSPLDAVETDSMFFHSHSQEECHMMPVYAYHSQGAEYPPQDPHSNHHTNPMLHRHHSSPTEQQQASQAGPMPPTFNQLAMYYSQHCSPSHPKRHPGHGAGQLSPPPDSQPHPADQVEQMHPSELIGEVDRSEFEQYLSSSRPGDMTGLSYGVHEANMQGPESLISSVLSDASTVYYCNYNNS from the exons ATGAGTAGTCCCGATGCGGGTTACGCCAGTGACGATCAGAACCAGGCTAGGTGCGCGATCTCAATCATGATGCCTGGAATGGGACACTGTCACTGGGCAGACCCCCTGAGCCCTCTCGGGGACACCAAAGAGAAGAGCGAGTCCAGCTCCGGGAACCAGAACCGTGGGAAGAATGAGCCGAGGATCCGGAGACCCATGAATGCGTTCATGGTGTGGGCGAAGGATGAGCGCAAGCGGCTGGCACAACAAAATCCAGACCTGCACAATGCGGAGTTGAGCAAAATGTTGG ggaAGTCGTGGAAAGCCCTTCCTGTGTCGGAGAAGCGGCCGTTTGTAGAGGAGGCTGAGAGGCTTCGGGTGCAGCACATGCAGGATCACCCCAACTACAAGTACCGACCCCGGAGGAGGAAGCAGGCGAAGAGGATTAAGCGCCTGGACTCCGGGTTCCTGGTCCACAGCATGTCCAACCAGCAGAGCACTTCCCTGGGTGGGGAAGGTAGGGTGTGTATGGAGAGCATGGGTTACCACCATGAGCATGGCTACCAAGTGTCTCCTCAATCCCTCGGCAACTACCGCGAAGCCCAGGCCCTCGGAGGGGCTTCCTACGAATCCTACTGCCTGCCCACCCCCGACACATCTCCGCTGGATGCCGTGGAGACAGACTCCATGTTCTTCCACAGCCACTCTCAGGAGGAGTGCCACATGATGCCCGTGTATGCCTACCACTCTCAGGGGGCAGAGTACCCACCTCAGGACCCTCACTCCAACCACCACACCAACCCCATGCTCCACAGACACCACTCCTCCCCCACAGAGCAGCAGCAAGCCTCCCAGGCTGGCCCCATGCCCCCCACCTTCAACCAACTGGCCATGTACTACAGCCAGCACTGCAGCCCCAGTCACCCCAAGCGACACCCAGGCCATGGGGCAGGACAGCTCTCCCCTCCCCCAGACTCCCAACCCCACCCAGCAGACCAGGTGGAGCAGATGCACCCCTCAGAGCTGATAGGGGAGGTGGACCGCAGTGAGTTTGAGCAGTACCTGAGCTCCTCCAGACCTGGAGACATGACAGGCCTGTCTTATGGGGTGCATGAGGCCAACATGCAGGGACCTGAGAGCCTGATATCCTCTGTGCTCTCTGACGCCAGCACAGTGTACTACTGTAACTACAACAACTCCTAA